TTCAACTTCTATACGCCACGGGATTCCGCGTTTCGGAACTAACGCATCTCACACTCAACAATCTTCATCTCGAAGAGGGTTTTGTAATGACGATGGGAAAAGGTTCCAAGGAAAGACTTGTCCCTCTTGGAAAAGAGGCCGCCACAGCGCTCAAAGCATATTTGGAAACAGCACGCATGAAATTCGCTACAAAAAAAGCGACGGAGATTGTTTTTGTTTCGCAACAAGGTGGCAAATTAACGCGCCAGCGCGTGTGGCAATTGCTAAACCAGATCGCAAAAAAAGCGGGACTCAAGAAAAAAATCACACCGCATATGCTTCGTCACTCTTTTGCAACGCATCTTTTGGAACGCGGGGCCGATTTGCGAAGTGTGCAAACAATGCTGGGGCATTCGGATATCTCCACCACTCAAATCTACACGCACGTCTCTTCCACGCACCTGAAATCCCTCTACGACAAATTTCATCCGCGGTCTTGAGCAAAAAAAGCGATCAGCGGTCAGCAATCAGCTTTCAGCCTGCAAAATGAACGGGTGAGTCACCTTATGAACGTCTTCAATAAAATCAAAAGCTGATTGCTGACTGCTCTTTTGGGTTCACGTTGCTTCATTGACACCCACTTTATTCAACGCTAAACACCTCCACCAATGGCAATCCTCATTGATGGCAAAGCGCTTGCCGCTCAACACAGAAAAGAAACTGCGGAAGAGGTTCAGAAACTAAAAGCCAAGGGACTTCAACCCGGGCTCGCATTTAT
This genomic stretch from Deltaproteobacteria bacterium harbors:
- the xerD gene encoding site-specific tyrosine recombinase XerD, with amino-acid sequence MSSILKWAPMQPDWSHTLDHYLNFLRVEKRLANNSLEAYSRDLRLFTDFCHSQKLNALDQVTELSLLSFLIHLHKKGLKGKSVARTLAALRGWFGFLVREKLLKTNPTDKIESPKSLKKLPHVLALQDIDQMLKVCNLKVPMELRDFCILQLLYATGFRVSELTHLTLNNLHLEEGFVMTMGKGSKERLVPLGKEAATALKAYLETARMKFATKKATEIVFVSQQGGKLTRQRVWQLLNQIAKKAGLKKKITPHMLRHSFATHLLERGADLRSVQTMLGHSDISTTQIYTHVSSTHLKSLYDKFHPRS